In one Polyangium spumosum genomic region, the following are encoded:
- a CDS encoding RtcB family protein, whose amino-acid sequence MGNLRLDTVVRRQDSALARIESRFGVPITLIARSDVSVEAEGIAELLEFVSIKDTLLSIWDEERRGRIAPFWGEAPGSLAAVVLTPDFHKGSGIPVGTVADARGFVVPRAVGNDVCCGMRLVVTDVTHDELAPHMSALKKRLRAIFFQGQRDIPMSPRQREALLRDGLFGLHETAADNQGTGIWRYYDPARELHDLERVHFNGALPTDDTFAFASFIRASGKNDGRDIQIGSVGGGNHFVELGRVDELVDGHAAHAFGLARGAVTIMAHSGSVGLGHVVGGHFMARAHELYPRGLPHPAHGFYVMPTWGPLAAEAAVYLSAMRNAANFAFGNRLFLVLMAARAMSEVLGRTVETRLVYDAPHNLIWEPPGGEGRYLHRKGATPAPGPDPFESPFQYTGHPVIIPGSMGDASWVLAGLGNEALLASACHGAGRSLTRGQASHVSDDVYRQSTGKLDVVTPIDPDAPSLRGRRDILEKYHRRMKEEAPYAYKAITPVVRSVEDAGVARRVARLAPIATVKG is encoded by the coding sequence ATGGGCAATCTCCGCCTGGATACGGTCGTGCGCCGGCAAGACAGCGCGCTCGCCCGTATCGAGAGTCGTTTTGGTGTTCCGATCACGCTCATCGCGCGGTCCGATGTCTCCGTCGAGGCAGAGGGCATCGCGGAGCTCCTCGAATTCGTTTCCATCAAAGATACGCTCCTCTCCATCTGGGACGAGGAGCGAAGAGGCCGCATCGCGCCCTTCTGGGGCGAAGCCCCGGGTAGCCTCGCGGCCGTCGTGCTCACGCCGGATTTCCACAAAGGATCCGGCATCCCCGTGGGCACCGTCGCCGACGCGCGTGGGTTCGTCGTCCCCCGCGCCGTCGGCAACGACGTCTGCTGCGGCATGCGGCTCGTGGTCACGGACGTGACGCACGACGAGCTCGCGCCGCACATGTCCGCCCTGAAGAAGCGCCTGCGGGCGATCTTCTTCCAGGGGCAACGCGACATCCCGATGTCCCCCCGCCAGCGCGAGGCGCTGCTCCGGGACGGGCTCTTCGGCCTCCACGAGACCGCCGCCGATAACCAGGGCACGGGCATCTGGCGGTATTACGACCCCGCGCGAGAGCTCCACGATCTCGAGCGGGTCCATTTCAACGGCGCGCTGCCCACGGACGACACGTTCGCGTTCGCCAGCTTCATCCGCGCCTCGGGCAAGAACGACGGCCGGGACATCCAGATCGGATCGGTCGGCGGTGGCAACCATTTCGTCGAGCTCGGGCGCGTGGACGAGCTCGTGGACGGCCACGCGGCGCACGCCTTCGGCCTCGCCCGCGGGGCCGTAACGATCATGGCGCACTCGGGCTCCGTCGGGCTCGGGCACGTGGTGGGAGGCCATTTCATGGCCCGCGCCCACGAGCTCTACCCGAGAGGCCTCCCGCACCCGGCGCACGGGTTCTACGTGATGCCGACGTGGGGGCCGCTCGCCGCGGAGGCCGCCGTGTACCTGTCCGCGATGCGAAACGCCGCGAACTTCGCCTTCGGAAACCGGCTCTTCCTGGTGCTGATGGCGGCGCGCGCGATGAGCGAGGTCCTCGGGCGAACGGTGGAGACGCGGCTCGTCTACGACGCGCCGCACAACCTCATCTGGGAGCCTCCCGGCGGGGAAGGGCGGTATTTGCACCGAAAAGGCGCGACGCCCGCGCCGGGGCCGGATCCGTTCGAGAGCCCATTCCAGTACACGGGGCACCCCGTGATCATCCCGGGATCGATGGGCGACGCGAGCTGGGTGCTCGCGGGGCTCGGGAACGAGGCGCTGCTCGCGAGCGCCTGTCACGGCGCGGGCCGGAGCCTCACGCGGGGGCAGGCGAGCCACGTGAGCGACGACGTGTACCGGCAATCGACGGGGAAGCTCGACGTGGTGACCCCGATCGATCCGGACGCGCCGTCGCTGCGCGGGCGGCGCGACATCCTCGAGAAGTACCACCGCCGGATGAAGGAGGAGGCGCCGTATGCGTACAAGGCCATCACGCCGGTCGTGCGCTCGGTCGAGGACGCCGGCGTGGCGCGGCGGGTCGCGCGGCTCGCGCCGATTGCGACGGTGAAGGGGTGA